The following are from one region of the Paenibacillus sp. JZ16 genome:
- a CDS encoding GNAT family N-acetyltransferase produces MIRRLLPEELGRLLETINREQHFLYYSYLTFRKNHAVHYGQFSEHGELLGVAAFLKGLPFYAFSVYPLQTSFRFRSVLTRMIQDLKLPDGALGSFIVSEDEWEVLNPEIDVKKPPVGILLMKHRHLEDLPVGDNEVFRLGPSYFDMIESKMAEFHSMAFAREELHHPFYGIVQNQELIAVGGYHIYSDDYVELGNIGTDAAWRRQGYGKKVCAELTRKGRAITPHVYLNVLEDNLSAVRLYQSLGYVTVCKQYIVEFGL; encoded by the coding sequence AGAACTGGGGCGTCTCTTGGAAACGATCAACAGAGAGCAGCATTTCTTATACTATTCCTATCTTACATTTCGGAAGAATCATGCCGTTCACTATGGGCAGTTCTCTGAACATGGAGAGCTGCTGGGTGTTGCGGCTTTCCTGAAGGGTCTTCCTTTCTACGCCTTTTCGGTTTATCCCCTTCAGACATCGTTTCGTTTTCGGTCCGTGCTGACCCGAATGATACAAGATTTGAAATTACCGGATGGGGCATTAGGGAGCTTTATCGTGAGTGAGGATGAATGGGAGGTTCTAAATCCTGAGATTGATGTGAAGAAACCTCCCGTTGGCATCCTTCTCATGAAGCATCGGCATCTTGAAGATTTGCCTGTAGGGGATAACGAGGTGTTTCGTTTAGGCCCATCGTACTTTGATATGATCGAGTCAAAAATGGCTGAGTTCCATTCAATGGCTTTTGCAAGGGAAGAGCTTCATCATCCGTTTTATGGGATTGTTCAGAATCAGGAGCTCATCGCTGTCGGCGGATACCATATTTATAGCGATGATTATGTGGAGCTTGGGAATATCGGCACGGATGCTGCGTGGAGGAGACAAGGGTACGGCAAAAAGGTGTGCGCGGAATTGACCCGTAAGGGGCGTGCCATCACTCCCCATGTGTATCTGAATGTGCTGGAGGATAACCTAAGCGCGGTACGTTTATATCAGTCTCTGGGATATGTTACGGTGTGCAAACAGTACATCGTTGAATTCGGTCTATAG